TGGTGGTCTGAGAACCGCCGCTGGGCTGTTCCGAGGTGGTGGTCCCTCCCCCGCCTCCGAGACATCCGTTAACGCTTACAATCACCAAAAACACGAGAAAAACTGCAAAAGCAGCCCTGAATCTTTTCATACTCTCTCAACTCCTTCCTTTCTCTTACTCAAATATGATCTGTGAGTATTTAAACGTTAAGTGTCAGCCCTTTGACATAAAGCCAAAAACTGCCAAATTCACCTGAGACAAGGAGAACCCTACCGTCGTCGCTCAGCCTAACGTAGCCAAGTGACTCCCCCGGAACCTTCACGCTGAAGACCTCGTGGAAGTCCCGGAGGGAGTAGCAGTGAATCACCCCGCCTTTGACTGTAACCACGAAGTTCTCGTTGGCGAAGCGCATGAATCCCTCGAGGCTCTTCACCTCGGTCATGTTCCAGGTCAGAACCCTCGTGCCCTCGAACTCGTCGGTCCAGAGGAGGTACTTCTCCGTCGCCCGCACGCTCGGTATCAGAAGGGAGTACCAGCGGAGGCAGTATTGGCCGCTCCGGGCGAGAACATTCCCCTCCGCGTCTAGGACCCTCAGCTCTCCCTCGAACTGTCCGATTATTCTGTCCCCGTAGAGAACCACCATGTGGCTGTCGGGGCTGAGCGTCATGACTCTGCTCCCGTTCTTGAATATCAGGACGTCCCCCGCTTCCCCTCCGCTGCCGACGGCAACGAGCCCGGTGTCAGAGACATCCACCATGTTGTAGCCCCCGGCGTTCTCTATCGTGGTCTTCACCCCGTCGCAGTACAGCTCCTGCGTGGTTGCACCGGTGGTTATCAGGTAGCAGAGGTGGTTCCCACTTGGGGAGATGGCTATAGAGTCAGCAACAGCGCCGGCCCAGCCGTGTCTCTCCTCACCGGTCTGTCCTTCCCAGGAGTAAATCCTTACCCCGGCGAACTCAGCGTAATCGGCCAGGACGTGGGCTTCCCTGTCCCTCACGACCACCCCAACTACTACCGGCTCGACGGCATCGTCCCCTTGGAGGTCGAAGGTAACACTCTCGCCGCTGGGCTTCACGAGGTACAGATCGGCGTTGTTCCAGTCTATAACCGCCGAAAGGCTCCCATCCGGGCTCATGTCCAGGAGGGGAATGCCCGAGGTCGAAACGTTCCAGACGAGCTCCATCTCCCAGCTCTGCGGGGCCTGGCTCGTCGTGGTCTCGGACGGCTTTGAGGTCATTGGCAGGGAACTCGTCGGCGCGGTGGTTGAGCTGGTTGGGGAGGTCTTCGAGCTCTCTTCGCCTCCATCGAGACAGCCGCTCGCTGCGACCATCCCGAGGAGTGTCAATATCAGCATCACGGTTACAACTTTCTTCATGCAATCCCCTCCGGACCCGCAAGAAACGAAAGCGGCCTACAGGATGGGTTTATGACATTACTATCTCATTTGAATATTAAAGATTTTCCAAAGCTTCAACCGCGCCTGTAGTCATTCGAAAGGCGTCTCATGCTAAATCTGGGATAATTACGCTTCCCCTAGAAGTTCAACGAACGATTGGGGCCTTTTTCCTAGCCTTTGGGCTATGTATTGCGCCAGGTCGAAAACATGGGGGACTTTCGAGATTACCCCAACGTCGGCCGTCGCTACGGTCTCAAAACCCTTCAGCTCGAAGTCCGGGTTTTTCACCAGGTGAACTTCGCTCTGGAGGCCGAACCTTTTTAGAGCCTCCTCAGTGAGAGCCTTCACCACGCCGCTCTTCGGGACGTTCCTCCCGTAGAAGAAGACGGCCTTTCTAACTTCGAGCCCGCTCACTGCCCCGGCGATTTTTTCCAGAAGTTCCTCCGTATTCTCGTTGAGCTTATACCTTCCCTGGTACTTTAAATCCCTAACCAGGCCGTCCTCGCAGATTATCCCCTTTCCCTCCATGATGGACTCCAAGGTTATCAGAACGTTGAAGCCGTCTATGGCGAGGGTTCTGCCAGCGAGCTCTTCCAGTTTTAGAAGCTTTCTCCTGACCTCCTCAACCCAAGAATCCGGAAAGACGCACCTCGCGAGAAGGTGCCTTTCCTCAAGGGTCAGGCGGTAGTGGTTGGCCACGAAATCAAGGGCATACTTCTTCCTGTAGCCCCTGTTCAGGAGGTACTTGAGGTCGCGGTAGGCTTCCTCCAGCATGGATAAAGAAACGGTGGGAGGTTAAATAACCTTCTCCACCACCTCTCCATCTGTGCCCGTGTGTATCCTGAGCCTGACCTTTCCGCTGAGGAGGGAGCTCTTGACCTTCTTCGTCAGTATCTCGTCAACCTGAAAGATTCCTGCGGGATGCTTCATCCATATCTCGATGAGTATCGGCTGTTCCTCGTCCCCTTCCGTTATTTTCACTCTCTCGATGGCCAGTGCCGAAACCGCGTGGATGTCCACCTTGTCCTTCTTGTGGACGAGCCTGCTCCGCCCCTCCTCCATGTCGCAGCCGTCCGCTATGGTCACGAGCGAGCCCTCGATGGTGGTGCACGGGACTGCCTCGTCGTGGGTGTAGATGGCGTTGAGGGTGAGGGCTTTGAGAAGGAGGGGGTCTCCGTCCTCGAACTCGCCCACGAGCTTCTCTATTATGGGCTCCGCGAGGAACGCGCTGAACCCGTAGTGGTTTATCCTGTGTATCATGTTGCCGATGTCGTGAAAGAGGGCTCCAAAGGCCACTATGAACTTGCTCCAGCGGAGGGGCTTTCCGAGCTTTTCTGCCGTCGTCTGGATGCCGAACTTTTTGATGATACTGAGGAGCTCCAAAGCCCTTCTCGTCGTCAGAAGGACGTGCACGGGGCCGTGGTCGTTGAAGCCGTAGACGTTGAGGACTATGTAGTTGGTGGTGTCGAAGTAGTAGTGGTACTCTCTGAAGGTTCTCTCGTACATGCTGAAAAGTTCATCGTCGCCCATCAGCTCCCTTATCTCCTTGAGGAGTTCTTCCTCCGTGTACATTCTCTCACCCGGAAGCTAAACGGTGGGGAGAATTTAAGGGTTTTGAACGGAAGCCGGTGAAAATGACAGGGTGTTTTTTGGCGTTTTTAACTTTCTCTTTCACTCCAGCATTCCCTCAAGCTCAAGGATCTTCTTCGAGCGGAGGTAAACTACGG
The sequence above is drawn from the Thermococcus pacificus genome and encodes:
- a CDS encoding DUF434 domain-containing protein, translated to MLEEAYRDLKYLLNRGYRKKYALDFVANHYRLTLEERHLLARCVFPDSWVEEVRRKLLKLEELAGRTLAIDGFNVLITLESIMEGKGIICEDGLVRDLKYQGRYKLNENTEELLEKIAGAVSGLEVRKAVFFYGRNVPKSGVVKALTEEALKRFGLQSEVHLVKNPDFELKGFETVATADVGVISKVPHVFDLAQYIAQRLGKRPQSFVELLGEA
- a CDS encoding metal-dependent phosphohydrolase, encoding MYTEEELLKEIRELMGDDELFSMYERTFREYHYYFDTTNYIVLNVYGFNDHGPVHVLLTTRRALELLSIIKKFGIQTTAEKLGKPLRWSKFIVAFGALFHDIGNMIHRINHYGFSAFLAEPIIEKLVGEFEDGDPLLLKALTLNAIYTHDEAVPCTTIEGSLVTIADGCDMEEGRSRLVHKKDKVDIHAVSALAIERVKITEGDEEQPILIEIWMKHPAGIFQVDEILTKKVKSSLLSGKVRLRIHTGTDGEVVEKVI